The nucleotide window GTCTCTTGTCAGTTTCCTTGTGCATACTTATTCAAAAGGATATATGCATGGTGATGAGCGCTTCCCGGTTTTCTATGCATACTTAGGACTATTTACTTTTGCAATGCTTGGTCTTGTAATCTCGCCGAATCTTTTGCAGACATATATTTTCTGGGAATTGGTCGGTGTAGGTTCATTCTTGTTGATTGGATTCTATTTTTACAAAGAAAGCGCCAAAGCGGCTGCAAAGAAAGCCTTCATCATGACCCGTATCGGGGATGTCGGGCTGCTGATCGGGATGATTCTTTTATTCTGGCAAACTGGCAGCTTCGAATATGATGAAATTTTCGCTGCGGTAGAAGAAGGCGCTATTTCTGGAACGATGATTACCCTGACTGCAATCCTGATTTTCATCGGTGCAGTTGGTAAATCAGGTCAGTTCCCGCTTCATACATGGCTTCCAGACGCGATGGAAGGCCCGACGCCAGTTTCTGCGTTAATTCACGCAGCGACGATGGTTGCGGCCGGTGTATATCTGGTTGCATCGCTGTTCCCGCTGTTCAATGCGAGCGAAACAGCTATGCTGACTGTAGCGATCATAGGTGCCTTCACGGCAATTTTTGCGGCAACGATCGGCCTTGTCCAAACTGACATCAAACGAGTGCTTGCGTTCTCGACTGTCAGCCAGCTTGGCTATATGATGCTTGCATTAGGATCTGCCGGTTATGTTGCCGGAGTATTCCACTTGATGACTCACGCGTTCTTTAAAGCGTTGTTATTCCTTGCAGCAGGTAGCGTTATCCATGCTGTACATACTCAGGATATTGAAAAAATGGGCGGGCTTTGGAAAAAGCTTTCATTCACTGGACCGCTGTTCCTGATCGGAACGCTGGCCATCAGTGGTGTCCCATTGTTCTCAGGCTTTTTCAGTAAAGATGAAATTTTGGTTGCTGCATGGGCACACGGCAATTACCCGTTGTTCTGGCTCGCAGTGATCGCGGCGTTCTTCACAGCATTCTATATGTTCC belongs to Mesobacillus subterraneus and includes:
- the nuoL gene encoding NADH-quinone oxidoreductase subunit L, with amino-acid sequence MENAWLIPLFPLVSFLFLLLFGKKLKEASAFVGILATLASLVYSILVLIERFSESTFKAEAVWLTIGNLELTAGFEVNQLNALMLVIVSLVSFLVHTYSKGYMHGDERFPVFYAYLGLFTFAMLGLVISPNLLQTYIFWELVGVGSFLLIGFYFYKESAKAAAKKAFIMTRIGDVGLLIGMILLFWQTGSFEYDEIFAAVEEGAISGTMITLTAILIFIGAVGKSGQFPLHTWLPDAMEGPTPVSALIHAATMVAAGVYLVASLFPLFNASETAMLTVAIIGAFTAIFAATIGLVQTDIKRVLAFSTVSQLGYMMLALGSAGYVAGVFHLMTHAFFKALLFLAAGSVIHAVHTQDIEKMGGLWKKLSFTGPLFLIGTLAISGVPLFSGFFSKDEILVAAWAHGNYPLFWLAVIAAFFTAFYMFRLFFMVFTGEARSEMKNVHESPSVMTMPMVVLAVLAVVAGYVNTPWFGTFLGDWLVEGNEALGHGHIEAPGWIMIVATAVSLLGILLAWMMYSKKSISRDWLSSRAPIAYGIVKNKYYIDEIYNQSIVFAVKGISLFLRFIEVFLVEGLVKLTTAAVQGLGKTGAKIQNGQVQTYGTIAFVDLAVLIVIYALTGGYL